One Methanococcus aeolicus Nankai-3 DNA segment encodes these proteins:
- the secY gene encoding preprotein translocase subunit SecY: MEEFLKKIRPILEYIPEVQRPIREITFKEKLKWTALVLIVYFLMGTIDIYTAGATIPAQFEYLQTIFASKIGTLITLGIGPIVTAGIIMQLLVGSELIKLDLSKPENRASFQGLQKLFGIFLCFMEAIMFVSVGAFGALSGSTMWLVIAQVALGAILVIYLDEIVSRYGIGSGIGLFIAAGVSQTIFVGAFGPGGYLWKFFDAMVQGAIGTAFEFLLPILGTIIVFLIVVYAESMRVEIPLAHGRVRGAVGKYPIKFIYVSNLPVILAMALFANVQLVGLMVQSKLGYPLLGSFVDGRAVSGIAYYFATPYGLTSVLADPIRAIIYTILMIIFCIIFGMFWVETSGLDAKSMAKKMGSMNMAIKGFRKSNKSIENRLKRYILPITVMSSAFVGLLASGADFMGALGGGTGVLLTVSIVYRMYEQLVQEQVSELHPALGKFLKK; the protein is encoded by the coding sequence TTGGAAGAATTTCTAAAAAAAATAAGACCAATTCTTGAATATATTCCCGAGGTGCAAAGACCTATACGGGAAATAACATTTAAAGAAAAATTAAAATGGACGGCTTTGGTCTTAATAGTTTATTTTTTGATGGGAACCATTGACATATATACCGCAGGGGCAACAATTCCAGCCCAATTTGAATATCTACAAACAATATTTGCATCAAAAATAGGAACATTAATTACGCTAGGTATTGGACCTATTGTTACAGCAGGTATTATAATGCAGTTATTGGTAGGTTCTGAGCTTATAAAATTAGATTTATCAAAACCAGAAAATAGAGCCTCATTCCAAGGACTTCAAAAATTATTTGGTATATTTTTATGTTTTATGGAAGCAATAATGTTTGTTAGTGTTGGAGCATTTGGAGCATTATCTGGGAGCACAATGTGGTTAGTAATAGCCCAAGTTGCACTTGGTGCCATATTGGTAATATATTTAGACGAAATAGTTTCAAGATATGGTATTGGTTCGGGTATTGGATTGTTTATTGCAGCGGGAGTTTCTCAAACAATATTTGTTGGGGCTTTTGGGCCTGGCGGGTATCTTTGGAAATTCTTTGATGCCATGGTTCAAGGGGCAATTGGAACAGCATTTGAGTTTTTACTTCCAATATTGGGAACAATAATAGTTTTCCTAATAGTAGTATATGCTGAAAGTATGCGGGTTGAAATTCCACTTGCACACGGTAGAGTTAGGGGTGCAGTTGGAAAATATCCTATAAAATTTATATATGTATCAAATTTGCCGGTAATTCTTGCAATGGCATTATTTGCAAATGTCCAATTAGTTGGGTTAATGGTGCAAAGTAAATTGGGTTACCCATTACTTGGTAGTTTTGTAGATGGTAGGGCAGTAAGTGGGATTGCCTATTATTTTGCTACTCCCTATGGATTAACAAGCGTTCTTGCAGACCCGATTAGGGCAATAATATATACAATATTAATGATAATATTTTGTATAATATTTGGTATGTTCTGGGTTGAAACATCTGGATTAGATGCAAAATCCATGGCAAAAAAAATGGGAAGTATGAATATGGCAATTAAAGGATTTAGAAAATCCAATAAATCAATTGAAAATAGATTAAAAAGATATATATTGCCAATAACTGTAATGAGCTCCGCATTTGTTGGGCTGTTAGCATCGGGTGCAGATTTTATGGGGGCATTAGGTGGGGGAACAGGGGTATTACTTACAGTATCTATTGTATATAGAATGTATGAACAGCTTGTTCAGGAGCAAGTATCGGAGCTCCACCCCGCACTTGGAAAATTCTTGAAAAAATAA
- a CDS encoding 50S ribosomal protein L30, with amino-acid sequence MAYAVVRIRGSVGVRGSIADTLKMLRLHKVNHCVIIPNTETYNGMINKAKDFITYGEIDKDTLIKMILKRGRLSGNRRIDQETVKELMGMSVEELAEKIVNEEILLKDTPIKPVFRLHPPRKGHNKAGIKKSFTVGGALGYRGEKISELLKKMI; translated from the coding sequence ATGGCTTACGCAGTTGTAAGAATCAGGGGTAGCGTAGGTGTCAGAGGGAGTATTGCAGATACTCTTAAAATGTTAAGGTTACACAAAGTAAATCATTGTGTAATAATCCCAAACACCGAAACATACAATGGTATGATAAATAAAGCAAAAGATTTTATTACCTACGGTGAAATCGACAAAGACACCCTCATAAAAATGATATTAAAAAGAGGAAGATTATCCGGAAATAGGAGAATCGACCAAGAAACAGTTAAAGAATTAATGGGCATGTCAGTTGAAGAATTGGCTGAAAAAATCGTAAACGAAGAAATTCTTTTAAAAGATACACCCATAAAACCAGTATTCAGATTACATCCTCCAAGAAAAGGACATAATAAAGCAGGAATTAAAAAGTCCTTTACAGTAGGTGGAGCTTTGGGATACAGGGGAGAAAAAATAAGCGAATTATTGAAAAAAATGATTTAA
- a CDS encoding 50S ribosomal protein L18 — protein sequence MAHGAKYRVPFRRRREGKTNFRLRLKLLLSRTPRLVARKSLNNIVAQIVEYDEVGDKIVVSAHSKEIVKLGYKGHCGNVPAAYLTGLLLGKKALKEGNEEAILDLGLNSATKGAAVLAILKGAVDAGMDIPHSEEILPGEDRINGSHVKEYAELLKVEDEEKYNKQFSKYLKNGLNPEDLPEHFEEIKEKILSL from the coding sequence ATGGCACACGGTGCTAAATATAGGGTCCCTTTTAGAAGAAGAAGGGAAGGAAAAACGAATTTCAGATTAAGATTAAAGTTATTATTGTCAAGAACACCAAGATTAGTTGCGAGAAAATCATTAAATAATATAGTAGCTCAAATTGTTGAATATGATGAAGTTGGAGATAAAATTGTTGTTTCTGCACATTCCAAAGAAATTGTAAAATTGGGATATAAAGGACACTGTGGAAATGTTCCAGCAGCATATTTAACTGGATTGTTATTGGGTAAAAAAGCACTTAAAGAAGGAAATGAAGAAGCAATTCTTGATTTAGGACTAAACAGTGCTACAAAAGGAGCAGCTGTTCTTGCTATCTTAAAAGGAGCTGTTGATGCAGGTATGGATATTCCACACAGTGAGGAAATACTTCCTGGAGAAGATAGAATAAATGGTTCCCATGTGAAAGAATACGCGGAGCTCCTTAAAGTAGAAGACGAAGAAAAATATAATAAACAGTTTTCAAAGTATTTGAAAAACGGATTAAATCCAGAAGATTTGCCAGAACACTTTGAAGAAATAAAAGAGAAGATTCTCAGCTTATAA
- a CDS encoding 30S ribosomal protein S5, which produces MVITVAAEKKKFNVDAWEPKTQVGKKVKEGTITDIDYIIDNGLPLLEPEIVDALLPDLEEQVLDVSLVQRMHKSGRRARFRATAVVGNRNGFVGVGMGKSKEVGPAIRKAIAHAKLSLIKVRTGCGSWECGCGTAHSIPFAAKGSCGSVKVELLPAPRGVGLVAGNVAKAVLGLAGIKDIWTKTFGDTRTTYNFAIATFDSLNNLNFVGYLPEHKKTLGINEGRV; this is translated from the coding sequence ATGGTGATTACAGTGGCGGCTGAAAAAAAGAAATTTAATGTAGATGCTTGGGAACCTAAAACCCAGGTTGGAAAAAAGGTAAAAGAAGGAACCATTACAGATATAGATTATATAATTGATAATGGCCTTCCTTTATTGGAGCCTGAAATTGTTGATGCCCTTTTACCTGACCTTGAAGAACAAGTTTTGGATGTATCTCTTGTTCAAAGAATGCATAAATCAGGTAGAAGAGCAAGATTTAGGGCTACGGCAGTAGTTGGAAACAGAAACGGGTTTGTCGGAGTAGGAATGGGCAAATCAAAAGAAGTAGGTCCTGCTATTAGGAAAGCTATTGCCCATGCAAAACTATCACTGATTAAAGTAAGAACTGGATGCGGTTCATGGGAATGCGGTTGTGGAACAGCTCATTCAATTCCATTTGCAGCAAAAGGTTCATGCGGTAGTGTAAAAGTTGAATTACTCCCTGCACCAAGGGGAGTAGGATTAGTAGCAGGAAATGTTGCGAAAGCAGTGTTGGGTCTCGCAGGTATAAAGGACATTTGGACCAAAACATTTGGAGACACAAGAACAACCTACAACTTCGCCATTGCTACATTTGATTCACTCAATAATCTTAACTTTGTTGGGTATTTGCCAGAGCATAAAAAGACTTTGGGAATTAACGAAGGAAGAGTATAA
- a CDS encoding uL15 family ribosomal protein: MIRKSKKITKLRGSRTCGYGAAKKHRGAGHKGGKGLAGVTKHRWIHTVKYMPDHIGKYGFKRHSSLIKELKVINLGQLDEIVSKNKESFEIVDGKIVIDITTLDYEKVLGKGKITCPMIIKAVEFSESAKEKIESAGGEFVEL, encoded by the coding sequence ATGATAAGAAAAAGTAAAAAAATAACAAAATTAAGAGGAAGTAGAACCTGTGGTTATGGAGCTGCTAAAAAACATAGAGGGGCAGGCCATAAAGGAGGTAAAGGTTTAGCTGGTGTTACAAAACATAGATGGATTCACACAGTTAAATACATGCCAGACCACATAGGTAAATATGGTTTCAAAAGACATTCCAGTTTAATAAAAGAGTTAAAAGTAATTAACTTGGGGCAGTTGGATGAAATCGTATCTAAAAACAAAGAATCCTTTGAAATAGTAGATGGAAAAATTGTAATTGACATTACCACATTAGACTATGAAAAGGTTTTAGGAAAAGGTAAAATAACCTGTCCTATGATAATAAAAGCAGTAGAATTCTCAGAAAGTGCAAAAGAGAAAATAGAATCTGCTGGTGGAGAATTTGTTGAATTATAA
- a CDS encoding 50S ribosomal protein L19e, translating into MDISTQRRIASDVLDCGIDRVWIDPENLDKVKFAITKDDIRALIKDGIIVKKQKKGISSGRAKKLKEQKRKGKRKGQGSRKGAKGARTPKKRKWINTIRPLRCMLKELREEESIEVSSYRKLYRMAKGGAFRSKNHMKLYMEDHDLLK; encoded by the coding sequence ATGGATATATCAACCCAAAGAAGAATTGCATCCGATGTATTGGATTGCGGTATTGATAGGGTATGGATAGACCCTGAGAATTTGGACAAGGTTAAATTTGCCATAACCAAAGATGACATCAGGGCATTAATAAAAGACGGTATTATTGTTAAGAAACAGAAAAAAGGGATTAGCTCAGGAAGAGCTAAAAAATTGAAAGAACAGAAGAGGAAAGGAAAGAGGAAAGGACAGGGTTCAAGAAAAGGGGCAAAAGGTGCAAGAACACCTAAAAAGAGGAAATGGATAAACACAATAAGACCATTAAGATGTATGTTAAAGGAGCTCCGAGAAGAGGAGTCAATTGAAGTATCATCTTATAGAAAATTATATAGGATGGCAAAAGGTGGGGCATTCAGAAGTAAAAATCACATGAAATTATACATGGAAGACCACGACCTTCTTAAATAA
- a CDS encoding 50S ribosomal protein L32e encodes MSKKRLMRLKLKMKQKKPDFKRQEWFKCKRIGTSWRRTKGLHSSMRKQLTHRSAIVKIGYRSPVEVRGLHPSGLEDIIIHNVKELEALNPEIQGARVASTVGKRKKIDIIKRAEELGIKIFNISKKKQDELLNPKAEEVAENPETETEETETEEN; translated from the coding sequence ATGAGTAAAAAGAGATTAATGAGATTAAAACTCAAAATGAAACAGAAAAAACCTGATTTCAAGAGACAGGAATGGTTCAAATGTAAAAGAATCGGAACAAGTTGGAGACGAACAAAAGGTCTTCACAGTAGTATGAGGAAACAATTGACCCATAGGTCTGCTATTGTTAAAATTGGATACAGAAGTCCTGTTGAAGTTAGAGGATTACATCCATCAGGTTTGGAAGACATAATTATACACAATGTAAAGGAATTAGAAGCATTAAACCCTGAAATTCAAGGGGCAAGAGTAGCTTCAACTGTTGGTAAAAGGAAAAAAATAGACATAATAAAGAGAGCAGAAGAATTGGGAATCAAAATATTCAATATATCCAAAAAGAAACAGGATGAATTATTGAATCCTAAGGCAGAGGAAGTAGCGGAAAATCCTGAAACCGAAACAGAAGAAACAGAAACAGAAGAAAATTAA
- a CDS encoding MraY family glycosyltransferase, with translation MIYDIGSYAYYIISYLLFGLLSYIFINIFIKTMVNYKYGIDLHKQNNKKIAEMGGIIPVSLSSLILLAYAPLLSIVLLLSGIIGTLDDIYKLSSKVKFIAMSLVGIPVSLFLGLDVIHTIIAMLGIAIYSNFTNMLAGFNGLEIGVGIISAIFLGLILLLNGDISGFNVVMIFVSCYFGLFLLNKYPAKVFPGDVGTLPIGAFLATVAIWKNLIPELIIIMLPHFIDALLKLSTGFTNREKQSPTKINKEGKLFVDGGYLSIMRCLLMKKPMKEYNIVFVVWFLSMLCGLIAILYNHFH, from the coding sequence ATGATTTATGATATTGGTAGTTATGCATATTATATTATATCTTATTTATTATTTGGATTATTGTCATATATATTTATAAATATTTTTATAAAAACAATGGTAAATTATAAATATGGTATTGATTTGCATAAACAAAATAACAAGAAAATTGCAGAAATGGGAGGAATTATTCCTGTATCGTTGAGTTCATTAATTTTATTGGCCTATGCCCCATTGTTATCAATTGTATTGTTATTATCTGGAATAATTGGAACATTGGACGACATTTATAAATTGTCCTCGAAGGTAAAATTTATAGCTATGAGTCTTGTTGGTATTCCAGTTAGCCTATTTTTGGGTTTAGATGTTATTCATACGATAATAGCTATGTTGGGGATTGCAATATATTCAAATTTTACAAATATGCTTGCAGGATTTAATGGGCTTGAAATTGGAGTAGGAATAATTTCTGCAATATTTTTAGGGCTTATTTTGTTATTAAATGGGGATATTTCTGGATTTAATGTTGTTATGATATTTGTATCCTGTTATTTTGGATTATTTTTATTAAATAAATATCCTGCGAAAGTATTTCCCGGAGATGTCGGAACTCTGCCAATAGGTGCATTTTTGGCAACTGTTGCAATTTGGAAAAATCTTATTCCCGAACTTATTATAATTATGTTGCCACATTTCATTGATGCACTATTAAAGTTATCCACTGGATTTACAAACAGAGAAAAACAAAGCCCAACTAAAATCAATAAAGAGGGAAAATTATTCGTTGATGGAGGATATTTATCTATTATGAGATGCCTTTTAATGAAAAAACCAATGAAAGAATACAATATTGTATTTGTTGTGTGGTTTTTATCTATGTTATGCGGATTAATTGCAATATTATATAATCATTTCCACTAG